The segment TCGCCTCGACCAGCTTGTAGATCGCCTGCGCGCCCACTTCGCTCTCGTCACCTTCCAGCGCCTTCAGCGCGGAACCGGTGATCACCGGGGTGTCGTCGCCCGGGAAATCATAGGAAGACAGCAGATCGCGCACTTCCATCTCGACCAGCTCGAGCAGCTCGGGGTCGTCGACCATGTCGGCCTTGTTCAGGAACACCACGATGTACGGCACACCCACCTGACGCGCCAGCAGAATGTGCTCGCGGGTCTGCGGCATCGGACCATCGGCCGCGGACACCACCAGAATCGCGCCGTCCATCTGCGCCGCACCCGTGATCATGTTCTTCACGTAGTCCGCGTGCCCAGGGCAATCCACATGCGCGTAGTGACGAATGTCGGATTCGTATTCCACGTGCGCCGTGGCAATCGTAATCCCGCGCGCCTTCTCTTCCGGCGCATTGTCGATCTGGTCAAACGCACGGGCTTCGCTACCGTACTTCTTGCCCAGCACCGTCGTCATCGCCGCCGTCAGCGTGGTCTTGCCATGGTCCACATGACCAATCGTCCCCACATTCACATGCGGCTTCTTACGCTCGAACTTTTCCTTGGACATCTCTCGCTTCCCCGGATCGTGACGCTTTCACAAGCGACGCAGGTTGTACGCTGACTTACACAAAATTGGAGCTCATGACCGGATTCGAACCGGTGACCTCTTCCTTACCAAGGAAGTGCTCTACCGACTGAGCTACATGAGCCTGACTTACCTGGCCAGGGCCGGACCCGAACCGTTCGGATCAACTGGAGCGGGTGATGGGAATCGAACCCACATCATCAGCTTGGAAGGCTGAGGTTCTACCATTGAACTACACCCGCAGAACCCTGGCTTGCCGAACCACCGCCCGCTACAGGCCGCTGGCTTGAAAACCCGATGGTGGAGGGAGGAGGATTCGAACCTCCGAAGGCTGAGCCAGCAGATTTACAGTCTGCCCCCGTTGACCGCTTGGGTATCCCTCCTCGATCAAGCCGCGTATTCTGAACCAGCGCGAAGCACAGCGTCAAGCGGGGATTACATCCCGCGCGCAGATCACGCGGGCATGCGCGCATGTCGCTCATTCTCTACCTATGATTTCCGGTCATACGGTGCGCCTGACGGTTTCCATTCCACGACAGACGCACGTAGAGTGTGCCTATTCAGGACTTGAAGATTCGCGCGTAGAGGCCCATGCCCAACACGACAACGGCGCCCCGCCTGCCGGGTCTGGCCAAGCGTCTCGTGGACGCCGGCCTGATTGCGGAAGATATCGCTGCCCAGATCGCCGAGGAATCGCGCGCTCAGCAGACCCCTTTGATGCCCCTGCTCGCCAGCAAGGGGCAGGTCTCCGAGGCCCGCCTGGCCGAGGCCGCGGCCGAGGAGTTCGGCCTCCCGGTACTGGATTTGTCGTGCTTTGAACCCGAGCTGCTGCCCAAGGATCACCTGAACGAGAAGCTGATCCAGAAACACCACGCCCTGCCGATCATGCAGCGCGGCAACCGCCTGTATATCGCGGTATCCGACCCCACCAACCTGGGGGCCACCGACGAGTTCAAGTTCGCGACCGGGATGCCGGTGGAGGCCGTACTGGTCGAGGGGCACAAGCTCGACCGCCTGATCGAAAGCGCCCTGAGCGCTGCGTCGTCGCTGATGGACGACCTGGGCGACGACGATCTCGAAAACCTGGCCATCGAATCGGGTGGCGGCGATGACGGCGACACTTCGGACGCCGCCGACGCGGTGGACGACGCGCCCGTGGTGCGCTTCGTCAACAAGGTGCTGATGGACGCGATCAACCGCAAGGCGTCGGACATCCACCTCGAGCCGTTCGAGAAGGATTTCCGCGTGCGCTTTCGCATCGACGGCGTGCTGCACGAGATCGCCCACCCGCCGAACACCCTGGCGCCACGCATCACCGCGCGGGTCAAGGTCATGTCGCGCATGGACATCGCCGAGCGGCGGGTCCCGCAGGATGGGCGCATCAAGCTGAAGCTCTCGCGCACGCGAGCGATCGATTTTCGTGTCAGCACACTGCCCACACTGTACGGCGAAAAGATCGTAATGCGTATCCTCGACCCGAGCAGCACCCAGATCGGGATCGATCAGCTCGGCTACGAGGAGCACCAGAAGGAGGCCTACCTCCAGGCGCTCAAGCGACCCTACGGGATGATCCTGGTCACCGGGCCGACCGGCTCGGGTAAAACGGTGTCGCTGTACACCGGCCTTGGGATCCTGAACACGGCCGACCGCAACATCTCCACCGCGGAAGACCCCTCGGAAATCAACATGCCCGGGGTCAACCAGGTCAACGTGAACCCGAAGGTCGGGCTGACCTTCGCCAGCGCGCTACGCGCCTTCCTGCGTCAGGATCCGGACGTGATCATGGTGGGGGAGATCCGCGACCTCGAGACCGCGGAGATCGCGATCAAGGCGGCGCAGACAGGGCACCTGGTGCTCTCCACGCTGCATACCAACGATGCCCCGCAGACCCTGACCCGACTGGCGAACATGGGGGTACCCCCCTACAACATCGCCTCCTCGATCCTGCTGATCATCGCTCAGCGCCTGGCGCGCCGGCTGTGCCCGAACTGCAAGGAACCGGAGGATCTCCCGGAAGAGGTCCTGCGCAAGGAGGGCTTCACCGACGCCGACATTCAGGCCGGCGTAACCGCGTATCGAGCAGTGGGCTGCGATCAGTGCACGAACGGCTACAAGGGGCGGGTCGGCATCTATCAGGTCATGCCGATCAGCGAAGAGATGCAGCGCGGGATCCTGGAGGGCTACAACTCCATGCAGCTGGCTCAACAGGCCGCAAAGGAAGGGGTCGAGGACCTGCGTCGCGCCGGCCTGGTAAAGGTTCTGGCAGGGATGACCAGCCTCGAGGAAGTTAACCGCGTGACCAAGGACTAGCACGCCGCGACCCGCTCAGGACGGCTCCGGTTCGGGTCACCAGCACAGGGGGACAGGTAGATGGCCGATTCCGGGACAATCTACGCTTGGGAAGGACTGAACAAGAACGGCGACCGGGTCAAGGGCGAAACCCCGGCCGACAGCGAAGCCGTCGCACGCTCCGAACTGCGCAAGAACGGCATCAATGTCGTCAAGATTCG is part of the Thioalkalivibrio sp. K90mix genome and harbors:
- the pilB gene encoding type IV-A pilus assembly ATPase PilB: MPNTTTAPRLPGLAKRLVDAGLIAEDIAAQIAEESRAQQTPLMPLLASKGQVSEARLAEAAAEEFGLPVLDLSCFEPELLPKDHLNEKLIQKHHALPIMQRGNRLYIAVSDPTNLGATDEFKFATGMPVEAVLVEGHKLDRLIESALSAASSLMDDLGDDDLENLAIESGGGDDGDTSDAADAVDDAPVVRFVNKVLMDAINRKASDIHLEPFEKDFRVRFRIDGVLHEIAHPPNTLAPRITARVKVMSRMDIAERRVPQDGRIKLKLSRTRAIDFRVSTLPTLYGEKIVMRILDPSSTQIGIDQLGYEEHQKEAYLQALKRPYGMILVTGPTGSGKTVSLYTGLGILNTADRNISTAEDPSEINMPGVNQVNVNPKVGLTFASALRAFLRQDPDVIMVGEIRDLETAEIAIKAAQTGHLVLSTLHTNDAPQTLTRLANMGVPPYNIASSILLIIAQRLARRLCPNCKEPEDLPEEVLRKEGFTDADIQAGVTAYRAVGCDQCTNGYKGRVGIYQVMPISEEMQRGILEGYNSMQLAQQAAKEGVEDLRRAGLVKVLAGMTSLEEVNRVTKD